The genomic window TCAGCAACGCCAAGAACGCCATGCACGCGCTGCCCGAGGGCCAGCGCCACCTGAACATCTCCCTCGACGCCCAGGGGAACCGGGCCTCCATCCGCGTGGTGGACACCGGCATGGGCATCGCGCCCGAGGTGCGCGGGCGCCTGTTCACCCAGGGCTTCACCACGCGCGAGGGCGGCCACGGCCTGGGCCTGCACTCCAGCGCCCTGGCCGCGCGGATGCTGGGCGGCAAGCTCCTCCTGGAGAGCGAGGGGCCAGGCAAGGGCGCCACGGCCACCCTCGAGCTGCCCCTGGGCTGACAGGGCGGGCGCGCGCCCGCTTTACCCTCTGGCGGACGCTCTGCGATGCTCGGGGCGTTTCCAGCAAGGGGCCTCGCCCCGGAGGCATGGCACGATGCGGAGGATGTGGGTGAGTGGAGGACTGGTGCTCGCGCTGGCGGGGTGCTCGTCCATCGAGACGCGGCCCAATCCCCAGGACGAGGACCCCCTCTTCGGCTCGAACGTGCCGGTGTACCCGGCCCCCCAGGTGAACCGCTGCGCCGCGCACGCCAAGTCCTCGCTGCGCGGCCCGTGCGAGGACGCGCGCTACCTGGGCACCGCGTACACGCGCCGGCTCTCCGTGGGGGACGAGGTGTGCATCGATGGCGGCTACGGCGAGGAGGTGGGCCCCGCGTGCAAGGCCCGCGCGGCCGTCATCGACACGGGCACCAACAAGGTCAAGCTGGAGGTGCGCGGCACCAAGCCGGACTCCCGCTGGTTCAACTCGGAGATGCGCCATGCCTGGTACGAGGAAGGCGCCCTCGTGGACCTCTATCTCGCCGAGCAGGGGTATTAAGCCACCATGGCCTTCTACGATTCCTTCGTCGCGCAGCTCTCCGCGTTCAAGAAGCTGTCCCCCCAGGAGCTGAAGAAGCTGGCCGGCGCCCGGCTGTCGGACCTGGTGCTGCAGGAGATTTCGCGCTCCCGCGTCCGGGTGTCGGACCTGGAGAAGCGCTTCCCCTCGGCGGGCCCCAAGGAGCTGGCCCAGCACCTCATCGAGGGCAAGAAGGCCATGGCCAGCATGGCCGGCGGCATCAGCGGCGTGTTCGGCCTCATCTCCGTGCCCGCGGACATGCTCTTCATGACGTGGCTGCAAATCATTCTCCTGGTGGACCTGGCCACGCTCTACAAGGTCAACCTCAAGAGCGACCGGGCCCGGGGCGAGCTGCTGGACCTGTTCGGCTATGCCAACGGCCTGGGCTCGCTGCGGCGCTCCAGCCCCAAGGTGCTCGGCGGGCTGGCGGCGAAGGTGCTCGCCAAGGGCGGCCTGCCCACCCTGGGCCGCGCCATGCCGCTGGTGGCCGCCCCCATCACCGCCTACCTCAACAACCAGCACATCCAGAGCGTGGGTGAGCAGGCCGTGCGCTTCTACGAGGGCTTCGACAAGGCGCACGCCAAGGCGAAGTCCCACACCAAGAAGGCCGGCTGAGCCCGCGGGCCCATCGCCTCCTGAACCTCCCGGCGCCTGTCTCCCCACCTGGGGACGGCGGCCGCGTCTCTTTTCTTTAAACGCAACTTGATTGCTTTTGTACTTTCATGGCACTTACTCCCGCGCGTTTCACGAGGCGTGGGCTTCGCGGTGCGCCCGCCGGATGAGCGCACCGAGCTGCCCGATGGGAACGTCTCGGCGGAGGATCTCGCGCTCGTGCGCTCGCGCGGCTACAGCTACTGGCTGGAGGGCGAAGCCGTGAAGGTGGGCACGGGCGTGTACCGCTTCTCCTTCGGCTTCCCGGTGAACGCGCGCATGGAGAACTGCATCAACGGCGTGGATGGCACCCAGGGCATCGTCGTGCCGGAGAACTCCACCGCCGAGGCGGAGGTGACTGTCCACGCCGAGCACATGTTCTACGACCGGCTGGGCACCCACCGCGGCGTGCAACTGCGCTTCGAGCCCTTCGCCGCCACGGCGGGCGCGGACCGGGTCATCACCTCCGAGGGGCTCGCCACCCAGCAGCTCTTGGATCTCCGGGGCATGCAGGGCGAGGAGCTGCGCGACAGCGACGGCACGCCCGTCGTCTACGAGCCGGGCGCCTATGATGTCCGAACGCTCTGGGCGTTCGTCACCCAGAGCATCGTGGACCAGGCGCACCTCAACGGCGGGGGCGTGTGCACGGTGAAGCCCCTGTAGACGTCAGTCCCGCTTGAAGGGATTCTGGTACCGGTTCGGGTCCTGAACCACCATCCCCGGCCCGTTGTAGGCCAGGTTGAAGTCCCTGCGGTGGCTCATGTACACGTCGTTGTAGTTGTGCGCCGCGATGCCGCTCTTCTCCTCGAAGGGGATGACCACGGCCTTGCGTCCCATGGCATCCTGGCCGGGGTGGTTCTTGAAGCTCGTCGCGCCCTCCACGCCGAACATGTTGGAGACCGGATCCTTCGTGTTGACGTAGTGCACGTAGCGGGGCCCGTCCGGGTACCGGCCCGAGGCCGCGCCGAACGTCTCCGCGGAGACCTTGTACATCAGGTCGGACTTGCCCTCCTTCTTGAGCTCATCGGACACCTGTCCGAGTGCCCGGCTGGTGATGAGTCCGCCCTGGCTGTGGGCCATCAGGTGCACGTTATGGCCCGCCTTGAGCTCGCTGAGGACCGTGTCCCGCAGCGCGTCCACGGCGAGGTTCTTCCCCATGTTCGTCTTGTCGCCCACGCTCTGCATCAGGTCGCCGACAAAGCCATCCGTGGCGTTGTGAATGCCCACGACCTTGGAGCCCGTCGCATCGGCGGTGGCCTGGAGGGCCTGCTTCTGCTGGCTCAGGGTCGTGTTGATTCCGTTGACCTGGATGATCGTCTCGTTCGACCGGAGGCGGCCGTTCTTCGGCGTGAAGCCCTCGATGTCCTCCAGCTGGATGGGGCCCTGGTCCTTCACTCCACCCCGGTCTCCCATCTTGATGGTCTTGTCGGCGCCAACCAGGGCGCCGTCGAACTCCGAGTCACTGACGCGCTTCTGAAGATGGGTCTCCTCGATCCCGAAGATCTTCGACAGATCCTCGATGGTCTTGGGATCCTTGAGGTCCGCCTGGGCCAGGTCCACGACCGGCGGTGCGGCCTCCACGGTCGCCCCCGGCGGAGACGTCGTCACCGTGTTGTTGGGCCCCTGCGCCGACTGCATGGCCTCGAAGACATCCTGCAAGCCCTGCGCAGGCGCGGAGACGGCGTTCGGGGGGGCTGCCTCGGCCGCCTTCTCGAGGGCAGCAGGGGGCGGCGGTGCAACGGCGACGGACGGAGGGGATTGGCGGGAGATGCTCACCATGACGGAAAGCTCCAGGGGTAGGACAGCGAGGACCGCTGTGTGAGGATCGACTCCCTGTGCGGCTTTCATGCCACAGAGTGCGACTTCCTCACGCTCCCTGAATTCCGGGGGTTAGCGCGGGCCCCAGGCCCACGCTCCCGGTGACTACCGTCATCACTGGGCGTTTGAGTCCCAGGGGGGCAGGTGCGCGAGCAGCGCGCCCAGCTGCTCGATGCGCACGTCCCCGTCCAGCCCGAGCCCCACGAAGCGCACCCCGGCCGCGGCCGCCGCGCCCCGGTCGTAGCGCGAGTCTCCCACCATCACCGCCTCGCTGGCCGCCACGCCCAGCTTCTCCAGGGCGTACAGCACCAGGTCCGGCGCGGGCTTGGAGCGGGGCACCAGGTTCGCGCACGCGATGCACTCGAAGAGCTCGGCCAGGTGGCCCGCCCCCAGCAGCGCGGGGGCCAGCGTCGAGGCCGTGTTCGTCACCACCGCCCGCCGCAGGCCCCGCCGGCCCAGCGTCTCCAGCAGGGGCCGCGCGTCCGGGTTCACCCAGACGTGCTGCGCGTAGCGCGGGAAGTGCTCGGTGTAGAAGCGGTCCAGCGCCTCCGGCGAGCACCCCAGCCGGAAGACCTCGGTGTCCGCCTGGGTGCCCTGGCCGAAGGTGGGCGCGAACTCCTCGCGCGTCACCGGCGAGCCGCGGAAGTGCACCCCCGCGGCCGCCACCACGTGGGCCCAGGCCTCCTCGCTCTTGAGGAGCACCCCATCCATGTCGAAGAGGACCGCCCGGAGCACGCTCACGCCTTGGGCGGCTCGGAGGAGGCCCGCTGCTCGGCCACCTGCTTGCGCACGTCGTCCATGTCCAGGGCGCGCACCTTGGAGATGAGGTCCTCCAGGGCCGCGGCCGGCAGCGCGCCGGCCTGCTCGAACAGGAGGATGCCATCCCGGAACACCATCAGCGTGGGGATGGAGCGGATCTCGAACGCGCCGGCCAGCTCGGGCTGCGCCTCGGTGTCGATCTTCCCGAACGTCAGGTCCTTGTGATTCTCGGACACCTTCTCGTAGATGGGTCCGAAGTTGCGGCAGGGGCCACACCAGGCGGCCCACCAGTCCAGGAGGACGATTCCCTCCTTGCCCACGGTATCCTTGAAGATTTCCTTGCTGATCTCGACCGTCGCCATTCTCAGGCCTCGTTCTTTCTCGGATCCGGGGCTCCGGACCTCTTGAGTGCTACTTCACGTCCAGCAGTTCCACCTCGAACAGCAGGGTGGACTTCGGGGGGATGACCGGCGGGAAGCCCCGGTCCCCGTACCCCAGCTCCGGCGGGATGGTGAGCTTGCGCACGCCGCCGACCTTCATCCCCGCCACGCCCTGGTCCCAGCCCTGGATGACCTTCCCCGCCCCCAGCTGGAAGGTGAAGCCCTGGCCGCGGTCACGGCTGCTGTCGAACTTGGACCCGGTGGTCAACGTCCCCACGTAATGCACCGTGACGGATTTGCCCGCCACCGCTTCGGCGCCCGTGCCCACCTTGATGTCCTCGGTCTTCAAGCTCATCCCTCTGGTCTCCTCCTGAAGTGGAAAGCCCGACCATAATGCCCCGGCGGCACGGATGCTGCTTTCCCGTCAGCCCTCCACCCCGGAATTCCCGGTGGACGGGCCCCCGGGCGGGCAGGCGGGCCGGCACTCTTCACTATTCAACGCTGGCCCCCCGGGTGCTCGAAGCGCGCACAACGCCCCGCCATGCCGCCCTTGCCCCCCCATAGACTGGGCCTCCCCTCGCTGACAGGAGCCCTCGTATCGTCTCCGAACTCGCCATCATCGTGCTGCTCGTGCTCGCCAATGGCATCTTCGCGGGGGCGGAGATCGCGCTCATCTCCCTGCGCAAGACGCGGCTGCGCGAGCTGGTGGAGGCCGGCAGCGGCGCGGCGAAGTCCGTGCTCGCCCTCCGGGAAGACCCGGAGCGCTTCCTCGCCACGGTCCAGATTGGCATCAGCGTCATCGGTGCCGCCGCGGCGGCCTTCGGCGGCGCCTCCATCGCCAAGCGCCTGGCCCCCGTGCTCGCGGAGCTGGGGGTGGCCACCACCGCCTCCGAGGAGCTGGCCCTGGCGATCGTGGTGGTGTTCGTCTCGTTCCTGTCCCTGGTGCTGGGCGAGCTGGTGCCCAAGTCGCTGGCCCTCCAGCACGCCGAGCGCTACGCGCTGCTCATTGGCCCGGTGCTGCGCGGCCTGTCCCGGTTGATGAAGCCGGTGGTGTGGTTTCTCACCTTCAGC from Stigmatella erecta includes these protein-coding regions:
- a CDS encoding HAD family hydrolase gives rise to the protein MLRAVLFDMDGVLLKSEEAWAHVVAAAGVHFRGSPVTREEFAPTFGQGTQADTEVFRLGCSPEALDRFYTEHFPRYAQHVWVNPDARPLLETLGRRGLRRAVVTNTASTLAPALLGAGHLAELFECIACANLVPRSKPAPDLVLYALEKLGVAASEAVMVGDSRYDRGAAAAAGVRFVGLGLDGDVRIEQLGALLAHLPPWDSNAQ
- the trxA gene encoding thioredoxin, giving the protein MATVEISKEIFKDTVGKEGIVLLDWWAAWCGPCRNFGPIYEKVSENHKDLTFGKIDTEAQPELAGAFEIRSIPTLMVFRDGILLFEQAGALPAAALEDLISKVRALDMDDVRKQVAEQRASSEPPKA
- a CDS encoding FKBP-type peptidyl-prolyl cis-trans isomerase; the protein is MSLKTEDIKVGTGAEAVAGKSVTVHYVGTLTTGSKFDSSRDRGQGFTFQLGAGKVIQGWDQGVAGMKVGGVRKLTIPPELGYGDRGFPPVIPPKSTLLFEVELLDVK